In Eupeodes corollae chromosome 3, idEupCoro1.1, whole genome shotgun sequence, a single genomic region encodes these proteins:
- the LOC129949308 gene encoding phospholipase A1 VesT1.02-like, translated as MKTFLLILLSLTLAFALPTKEKNFVDDDDEPEDGWFVPQSDGSLKWMTEEEAQLEIRALTMSRKKSKEAKVQFYLYTPAIPEDPQEFFIGDLDSLVWAGFNPGYETRIIIHGWQNNFKSDVNTEIRDALLSVGNYNVICVDWSDKADSYNYMSAKKAIPEIGQRIAYLIEFLRDEGLMRSKDLKVIGHSLGAHVAGYAGKLIEGEQINSIIGLDVAYPLFKYDNCDERLCSTDAVYVESIHTNGKLLGFIQPIGQAAFYPNGGRTQPGCGLDMIGTCSHSRAYLYYAEAIRQQFLGIKCDHWKDAVEKDCKLTGDPSMVASFDDESNHMVLEGSFYSPINKKPPYSFNKGA; from the exons ATGAAGACATTTCTGTTAATACTCCTCAGTTTAACTTTGG CGTTTGCACTTCCGACAAAGGAAAAGAATTTtgttgacgacgacgatgaaccCGAAGATGGATGGTTTGTTCCTCAAAGCGATGGCTCGCTCAAATGGATGACAGAGGAAGAGGCCCAGTTGGAGATCCGCGCACTGACTATGTCCAGGAAAAAATCCAAAGAAGCCAaggtacaattttatttatacactCCAGCAATTCCTGAAGACCCGCAAGAATTTTTCATTGGTGACCTCGATTCATTGGTTTGGGCTGGGTTCAATCCTGGATATGAAACAAG AATAATCATTCACGGTTGgcaaaacaactttaagtccGATGTTAACACAGAAATCCGTGATGCACTCTTGAGTGTTGGCAACTACAACGTGATTTGTGTCGATTGGAGTGACAAGGCCGATAGTTATAATTATATGTCAGCTAAGAAGGCGATTCCAGAGATCGGCCAGAGGATTGCCTATTTGATTGAATTCCTCCGCGACGAGGGGCTTATGCGTTCAAAAGATCTTAAAGTTATTGGTCATAGTTTGGGGGCTCATGTGGCGGGATATGCTGGAAAGTTGATTGAAGGCGAACAAATTAACTCCATTATCGGCTTGGACGTTGCATACCCCCTCTttaaatatgacaattgcgATGAACGTTTGTGCAGCACCGATGCCGTTTACGTTGAATCGATTCATACCAATGGAAAACTATTGGGCTTTATCCAACCGATTGGTCAGGCGGCATTCTATCCAAATGGTGGACGAACTCAGCCGGGCTGTGGACTTGATATGATTGGAACATGCTCCCATTCGAGAGCTTATTTGTATTATGCTGAGGCTATAAGGCAGCAGTTTTTGGGAATCAAATGTGATCACTGGAAAGACGCTGTTGAGAAAGATTGCAAACTAACTGGTGACCCATCGATGGTGGCATCTTTTGATGATGAATCCAATCACATGGTTTTGGAAGGCTCGTTTTATTCTCCAATAAACAAGAAACCACCATATAGCTTCAATAAAGGTGCCTGA
- the LOC129949309 gene encoding phospholipase A1 VesT1.02-like: protein MKTLLIVLLSLTLVFAKPINDGNIPNDDEPEDGWFVPQKDGTLQWMTEEEAQLEMRALTMARWKSKEAKVMFYLYTQESPDEPEEIFIDDIESLENSNFNSAHETRIIIHGYLNTYKSDVNVVIREAFLSTGEYNVICVDWSDKADRYNYLSATRAVKEIGKRVAKFIEFLRDEGQMESKDLKVIGHSLGAHVAGHAGKWIEGEQIHTIIGLDTAFPLFKYKDCDERLCSTDAIYVESIHTNGRLLGFIQPIGQTAFYPNGGRTQPGCGIDLSGSCSHSRAYTYYAEAIRQQFLGVKCRDWKNAVEKDCHIEGEESVAGFDGEDNHMVLEGSFYSPVNKKAPYGPGNF from the exons atgaaGACGTTACTGATTGTGCTCTTGAGTTTAACTCTTG tatttgcaAAGCCAATAAATGATGGAAATATTCCCAACGATGACGAACCCGAAGACGGATGGTTTGTGCCTCAAAAAGACGGCACACTTCAATGGATGACAGAGGAAGAAGCTCAGTTGGAAATGCGTGCCTTGACAATGGCACGATGGAAGTCCAAAGAAGCTaaagttatgttttatttgtacACCCAAGAGTCTCCAGATGAACCCGAGGAAATCTTTATTGACGACATTGAGTCTTTggaaaattccaattttaacaGTGCTCATGAAACAAG AATAATCATTCACGGCTATCTTAATACCTATAAATCCGATGTTAACGTGGTGATTCGTGAAGCCTTTTTAAGCACTGGTGAATACAATGTGATTTGTGTGGACTGGAGTGACAAGGCCGATCGTTATAATTACCTGTCTGCAACTAGAGCTGTTAAGGAAATTGGTAAAAGAGTTGCCAAATTTATCGAGTTCCTGCGCGATGAAGGACAAATGGAATCGAAGGATTTGAAAGTCATCGGTCACAGTTTGGGCGCTCATGTGGCGGGACATGCTGGAAAATGGATCGAAGGCGAACAAATACACACCATAATCGGTTTAGACACTGCATTCCCACTCTTCAAGTACAAAGATTGTGACGAACGTTTGTGCAGCACCGATGCCATTTACGTTGAATCTATTCATACCAATGGAAGATTATTGGGTTTTATCCAACCGATTGGACAAACGGCATTCTATCCAAATGGTGGTCGAACTCAGCCAGGTTGTGGAATTGATTTGTCAGGTTCATGCTCGCATTCCAGAGCTTATACGTATTATGCTGAGGCTATAAGGCAGCAGTTTTTGGGTGTCAAGTGTAGAGATTGGAAAAATGCAGTGGAAAAAGACTGCCACATCGAGGGGGAAGAATCAGTGGCTGGATTTGACGGTGAAGACAACCACATGGTATTGGAAGGTTCGTTTTATTCTCCCGTGAACAAGAAGGCACCATATGGGCCGggaaatttttga
- the LOC129949312 gene encoding phospholipase A1-like produces the protein MKTFAIVLLCLTAVFALPLEKSVKDDEPSEEGWFVPQLDGSFKWMTMEDAEMEVRREERGRKAKPLNVEFYLYTRDNPDKPDKIFLNDVESLKKSHFNKKYPTRFIIHGWQNSYKSDVNVEIREALLETGEFNVISVNWSKKAGKLIYSTSASYVPDVGEIVAQMVDFLVAKGGMSIKTLNLIGHSLGAHAAGYAGKNISKGKVPVIIGLDPALPLFKLNDCEKRLCETDASYVESIQTNGGLLGFLEPIGKAAFYPNGGKSQPGCGLDMTGTCSHSRSYIYYAEAIREDYFTSLKCEDWTNAVKKDCEENAGIAKLGNPRNFKYASGTYLTPVNKKSPYGMN, from the exons ATGAAGACTTTTGCAATTGTTCTACTTTGCTTAACCGcag TATTTGCACTTCCTTTGGAAAAAAGCGTTAAAGACGATGAACCTTCTGAAGAGGGTTGGTTTGTGCCTCAACTTGATGGATCATTCAAATGGATGACAATGGAGGATGCGGAAATGGAGGTTCGACGTGAAGAAAGAGGACGGAAAGCTAAGCCACTTAATGTTGAATTTTACCTGTACACCCGCGACAATCCTGATAAGCCAGACAAAATCTTCTTAAACGATGTTGAGAGTTTGAAGAAATCCCACTTCAATAAGAAATATCCAACAAG atttATCATCCATGGTTGGCAGAACAGCTACAAATCTGATGTGAACGTAGAAATCCGTGAGGCGCTCCTAGAAACTGGTGAATTCAATGTCATCTCCGTTAACTGGAGTAAGAAGGCCGGCAAGCTAATTTATTCAACCTCAGCTAGCTATGTCCCAGATGTTGGTGAAATTGTTGCCCAGATGGTCGACTTCCTTGTGGCCAAGGGAGGTATGTCAATTAAAACACTTAACCTCATCGGACACAGTTTGGGTGCTCATGCAGCTGGATATGCTGGCAAGAATATATCCAAAGGCAAAGTACCTGTAATAATCGGTCTTGATCCTGCACTGCCACTCTTCAAACTTAATGATTGTGAAAAACGTTTGTGTGAAACGGACGCCTCGTATGTGGAATCAATTCAAACAAATGGAGGTCTATTGGGATTCTTGGAGCCGATTGGTAAAGCTGCGTTCTATCCAAATGGTGGTAAATCACAGCCTGGATGTGGTCTTGATATGACAGGAACTTGTTCGCACTCTCGATCATACATTTACTATGCTGAAGCCATAAGGGAGGATTATTTCACAAGTTTGAAATGTGAAGATTGGACGAATGCTGTTAAGAAGGATTGTGAAGAAAATGCTGGAATAGCGAAATTGGGTAACCCAAGGAACTTTAAGTACGCATCTGGAACATATTTGACTCCTGTAAATAAGAAATCACCATACGGGATGAATTGA
- the LOC129949318 gene encoding phospholipase A1-like produces the protein MRSLILLAAIFAAVSAIERSNVPEPRGWYVPTRDGKFEWVSREQYENSSAPMEMRKSAEVKFYLYTKSNPSSPKQLYLNDRGTLSSSSFRGSLPTRVIIHGWENDFKSAVNTDIRSAFLNTGSYNVISVDWSDKSVSLNYAGSRNAVPDVGRQVANFLDFLSTQGGMSFNRLTVIGHSLGAHVAGFAGKQVTRGKVNTIIGLDPAYPLFSYSDCSKRLCSSDATYVESIQTSGSLLGFLEPIGRAAFYPNGGKSQPGCGVDVTGSCAHSRSYQYFAEAVQRNSFRSIGCPDYNAAVKNKCGNSFSNVRMGTGYGNSGVFYVPINKKAPYGTA, from the exons ATGAGAAGTCTTATTTTATTGGCTGCTATTTTTGCAGCAG tgTCTGCAATTGAAAGGAGCAATGTTCCTGAACCTCGTGGTTGGTATGTCCCAACTAGGGATGGAAAATTCGAATGGGTTTCCCGTGAACAATACGAAAACTCTTCAGCACCCATGGAAATGAGGAAAAGTGCTGAAGTAAAATTCTATTTGTACACCAAATCGAATCCCAGTTCTCCCAAGCAACTGTACTTGAACGATAGAGGAACTCTTTCCAGTTCTTCATTCAGAGGATCTTTGCCAACAAG GGTTATCATCCATGGTTGGGAAAATGACTTCAAGTCAGCCGTTAACACCGATATTCGTTCGGCCTTTCTCAATACTGGATCTTATAACGTTATCTCCGTTGATTGGAGTGATAAGTCAGTTTCGCTAAACTATGCTGGCTCACGAAATGCTGTTCCCGATGTTGGCCGACAAGTTGCTAACTTCCTTGATTTTCTAAGCACTCAAGGTGGTATGTCCTTCAATAGACTTACCGTTATTGGTCACAGTTTGGGAGCTCATGTTGCTGGATTTGCTGGAAAACAAGTTACCAGAGGCAAAGTCAACACTATCATTGGTCTAGATCCTGCTTATCCCCTATTCAGCTATTCAGATTGTTCAAAGAGGTTGTGCAGCAGTGATGCTACATACGTGGAGTCTATTCAGACAAGTGGTAGTTTGTTGGGTTTCTTGGAACCTATTGGCAGGGCAGCTTTCTATCCAAACGGGGGAAAATCACAGCCAGGATGTGGGGTTGATGTGACCGGATCATGTGCTCACTCGAGATCTTATCAGTACTTTGCTGAAGCAGTTCAAAGGAATAGTTTCAGAAGTATTGGTTGTCCGGATTATAACGCTGCTGTGAAGAACAAGTGTGGAAATTCTTTCAGCAATGTGCGTATGGGTACTGGCTACGGTAATTCAGGAGTATTTTATGTTCCAATAAACAAGAAGGCTCCATACGGAACGGCTTGA